CAATAAATGGCAATATATCTGGGGTATGCTTATATCGATTTTCATAGTGTAAATGATAATATGTTATTGATTTTAAAGCCCACTTGTTCATTACTGGTATACAGGACAGCGGCtgacttttacatttattttgtacACCGCAACCCTGATATAGTCACTTATGCGTTTCAGGTTTTGTCGTCTTTTGGATGTTTATATAGatgatcatgtcatttgcaaagacAGTTTGacttcttccttcccaatctgcatgttttatttttcttgtcttattgcgTGTGCTAGGACTTCTAGTGTGACACTGAAAAGCAGCTATGAGAAGAGACATTCTTGCCTTGTTCTTCATCTTAGCAAGAAAACTTGGATGATGGTATTAAGTATGATGGTATTTTTACACTTTTGGTAAACTTTTACCCAATTGAGGACACTTTCCTCTATTCCTGGTTGCTAAGACATATCCAGTCATCAGCGTGGCTTTTAACTACTAGTTTTGTTAAAAAGCACTTTTGTGGACGCAACACAACATGACCTGTCATGAATGAGTCAGGGAAAACCTGGGATTTGTTATCTGGCTGGATTTTAGCTGTGTATGCTAAGGTGCTTCTGTCGTACTGACCCTTAGCAACcctatgggttgtagcccaccaggctcctctgtccgtgggattctccaggtaagaatactggagtgggttgccatgccctctacaggggatcgtcccaatccagggactgaacccacatttcttgtctTCTGCGTCACCACGGGggctccttaccactagtgccgccggGGAAGCCTATGATTTTAGCAGAGGGCAGTGATCTAGATAGCACCAAGGGAGGGGACCCTGGATATACTGGCACACAGCTACAAAACAACTTATCTGGAGATGTGGACACCAGAGACAAATATCTTTTGAAGGCAAGACTTTGAGACTAGCTGACACCACCTTAAAAACAGTAAGACTTGAGAAACTCAAGGACTACTCAAGGCGGCTGGGGATGGGGAGGTCTCCCTTAACAGTGCTGGGTAGTCAATAGACAATGACAGGCTCCAAGTCCTAAAGTTTCAGGTTAAGACAAGAGCTGAGAATCAAGAACTTTCTCTTACTTTGTAGTAGAATCTCTGAGTTTGCAACTGCCAAGACTGAATTAACAGAAAACTGAAGTTTTAGCTAGTTCACTGGCAAATCCTACCAACAAGTGAATTCACAACCTTACCAGATCTCTCATGGGAGAGCTGGAGCACTCATCAGTCCTGGGAATTGAGATGGGGGTATTTGGACAATCTTGGGTACCTCGGGTACCCTGAATATCCAACCTACCGAGGACCACCTTGAGAAATCAGTCCCTGCCATATCTAAAAACTCATCTGAGGAGTCACTTCCAAGGTGAAACGAGTCTCCTCCATTTCACCCCCATCTCACCTTGTCTCTATACTGATACATAAGAGAGAGATCTCAGCAGGACCCACGTGGTCAATTACAAAGTCAAAGTCAGAAGagtttgaggggcttccctggtggtagagaatttgccagccaatgcagatgacatgggttcgatccctgatccgggagggTCTCACATGGCAAAGAGCAACTAAGTCAGTGTCTcccaactactaagcctgtgctccacgagagGCCACTGAAATAAAGCCATttagagaggagcccccattcaccacaactagagaaaagcctgagcagtaatgaagacccaacacagccaaaaaaaaataaactcttctttttttaaagggagaagagctcccttaaaaaaaaaaaagaaaaaaaagtttggaaaaaaaaaaaatcatgtaactATGTGGGAACTAATTCTAGAAGTGCTTGGCCAAGAAAGGAGTGGTGCAGTTTCAGATATGGTTCCTTCCAGAAGCAAGATCTAGTGGGCTGGCTAGGGAACTGGAAAAGTTCCCATTActtcctttggtgctcagccaaaACCTGGAACCCACAGTGGCCCAAGCTAAGGTTAAGTGAACTTTACAGAAATCCCTAGGAATAACTTACAAGAGCTAAGAACTCTCAGTCGAGGGCCAGGCTTGTTGGAGGGTCTTAACTGTGTTACCTGCTCATCCACCTCATAGGTTGGGGAGCCTACCGAAGACTCATCCTCTCCCAAGGTCCTGGGAAAAGCACCAGAGAGGCACCACAGTGGCTCTTTGAAGGCTGGATGGAATGCCGTGGGAGACACAGGGGTAGAACCAAGTTCCCCGGCCAGTGCAGACCGGGGACCTGAGGGCAGCAGGGAACACGTTGTGACATGGTTGTGTGAGGTTCCTCTACTGTTGGCCAAGCTAGTGCTCAGTGCAATGACCCAAATGAGCCAGCCCATGGGGGTCTGGAGACAGCTCTCTGCCCTCTGCACCTGGACGGCAGCTCTGGTGAACAAGAGCTTCACTGAGCTACTCAATTGCTTACAGCCCCTCACTGAATTTCTAACCATGAGTTCATTCAAGTCCTGGAGCCCccaaggagaaggaaaggctgGCTGGGAGCCTTCTTCCCAGCTTCACCCAAGGGGGGCCAGTGGACTAAGAGTACCGTCTTTGCAGGACTGTTGGAACCCCAGATCCTGGTGAATGTGTCCTGTTTGGGGTTATTTTTATCCAACTCACTGGATAGACCAGGAAGGGGGCCTTCTGACCTGGAGACTCTTGTCATTTGGTCCTGAAAATATGAGATATGAGGCCTGTTGGAAGTTTTCTCTTTACTCTGCATTTCACTTTCTGCGCTCGAGGCACACAGCACCCAATAAGTTGGCATCAAGCTTCCTAGACTCAACCAGTGATGTTCTCTTCCCTGCAGGTGAGATGCTTCTATTGCCCTGAATCCTGTGTGGCGCGTCCTTGCTTCTGTGCACCACCAGCTCCCAGCCCTGGCTCAGACAGGAGCGGGCAGCCCAGCCCAGGGCGGCTGCAGTGTTGTTCTATACTTGGACACAGATGGGCTCCCACCAGGTGAATGCTCCATACCTCCTCACCCTTCCTTCCCTCTAACTCCTATTGTCCAGGGCTGCCTGATGCTACCTGCCACCAAAGCGCACCATTTGCTCGCTTCGCACACGAGCTACATGAAACTAAGGCCACAGCAGCACTCTAGGGTGGAGGGGCGTGCTTCCTGGCCTTCCAGGCTTCAGGGAAGGAGCGGAATACCCAATGACACATACCCACCAGGCCTTGGGAGATGCTCCTTCAACTCCCACAGGGGGTTACACTCTCCCAACTCTCCTGCCTGCAACGTGTGGACGTTAATTTGGGAGCAACTGCCAGGGGCAGAGTGGGTCAGCAGAACCCAGGAATGAGGCTCTAGGTCAAGCAGAAAATTGTGCTGCATGGTGGACTCACTTCCTAAAACTTACAATCAAGGACACACGTAAGCACAGCTTTGCGGCTATGAAGCGCTTTTGGCACCGTCTCAGCTGAGGCCCACAAATGTTGATGCACGCTGCTTCCATTATTTGCCAATCCTAAACAGTCTCTCACGTCTATGAGGATTCTTTGACAGGTAATTTAGaagtgtgtttttaaatttccaaacatGTAACTTTACAGTTACCTCTggaatttaaaaactgttttatggCCCAATAACACACTTTGTATGATGCCGAAGCTTTGAAATATGCCTTGCTTTGTGGGCCAGGTGATGGTCAGTTTTCACCACtgttccgtgtgtgcttgaggtttttttttaatttcttaaaaaaaatttggccACACCCTGCAGAATCCGGGATCttaagtttcccaaccagggattgaacccatacccctgcACTGGAACagagtccatcaccaacttgatggacgtgagtgtgagcaagctccaggagttggtgatggacaggaaagcctggtgttgtgctgtagtccaagggggagcaaagagttggacgtgacggagcgactgaactaaaccactggaccaccaaggaaatcccaatACACAGTTTTCAGACACACAGGTCTGTGTGTCCATTAGACCAAGCTTATAAACGCTCTCATTTGAACCTTCCAGATCCATCTGATTTTGTCTACTTGACCATCTCTCCCTAGAGCAGATGTTAAGCATCTCCCACTTGGGTTTGTGAACTGACTTCTTGCAGAGTGTCAGCTTCTGTTAAACAGATCTGAAGCTGTTTCTGGGGCAAGGCTGTTTACCTTCCAGGTGATCTGAACCCGTTTCATTATTCAGTGACATCCTTTCTCTCTAGCAATACCTTTAAAATTCTAGTAACACATCATCATCTAATGATAGTCACACCAGTTTCGTTTTGGTTACCATCTGTTTCTTAACTGGAATTTAGTCTAAAGAATGTTACGAACAGCCTTCCTGAAACACAATCCACGTACCATACAATTCACACGCGCGCGTTCACGCTGCCTGCCTGTGGGCTTGCAGTCACCTGTCCGTCATTGCGGACCCTCCATCCACCCCACATAGTTCTCCAGGTTTTAccccttctctcccacctccccctaGACTGATACTATCCAGCCAACTCCAATTTCTTTTCCCTCCTACTCCAATAACACTATCTTTTAGTAGTTAGAATTTTTAATAACCATCTTCACCTTAAATTCTACTCCTTATACACTTTCCACATCAACTTGTGTAACTCAATCACAGGCGCCTGAGGACGCCCTCCTGCTCCGTTACCAAGCCCATCACCTCCGCTGAAACTCTGCCGCAGGAGCTGCTTCCATCCTTCCCAAGCGCACCTGGGGCCAACTCTGCAGTCACAAAGGCCGTGCCCTTCCTGCTCCTGCGACAGTGAGAAGAGGGGGCAGCCAGCAAAGCCCCCCAGGTGCCCGCTCCCTCCTCACAGCTCCCTGGGCCACTACCCCACCAGCTGCAGGGAGCCTCTGGTCTAATAAGAGGAGGTTGGAGCTGGATCCGGGTCAGCCCCTTCCCCGGATCTGAAGGCTCTTCTGCGCGGGGGTGCCTGAGCCCCGGACAAACCGGTGAGAGGCACGTGGCAGAGTCCACTTTCTGCCGGAGCCTGCACCACCCGAGATGGGGGTTGGGCAGCCAGGGCCTCAGGCCAGGCCGGCGCGCTCCAGGTCTTGGGGCAGGATGCGGCCCTTCTTGCGAGCCTTCTCCAGGCGGCGCTCGGCCTTGGCCGCCTTCTTCTTGCGCAGGTTCTGCCGCCGCCGGTCCTGCCGCTGCTGCATCTTGCCCACCACGTGCGCCGTGCGCTTCTCCCAGGCGCGCTGGCGCTGCGCGCGCCGCTTCTCCTTGCGCTTCAGGGCCTCCTGCAGCAGGCGCTCGTCGTCGCGGATCCTCACGCCCTCGGCCTTGTACAGCAGGTTGGTCCAGCGCATCTTGGCCTCGAGCTCCTGGGCCTGCCCCGCGTCCCGGTCCCGCAGCTCCTCCAGCCGGACCTGCCGCGCCTGCAGGCGCTCCAGCAGCTGCCGGTAGTTCCTGCCCGTCAGCGGTGTCAGGTTCCCCTTCAGCTTCTGCCTCTTCTCCTTACGGCGCTGGGCCTTGCTGGCCGGCTCCTCCTCGGTCACCTCCACCTCGGGGGAGAGGGCGACACGAGCTGAGGGCCGCTCCCCGCCCGCCCCGGCGGGGGCCCACTTCCGCCCGCCCCAAGGCAGCACAGGGCACGCACTCAGCCCAGCGGCACGGCGCTCACCTTgttgaagagcagcccctgccggGCCTGGGCCTCCTCCGCGGGCACCTGAGAGTCCGGCTCGGTGGCCTCTGCCCCCTCCAGTGCCTTGGCCGCCTTCTCCTTTGCTCTCAGCTCCCTCCGTTTCCTCTTTTTCCGGTCGCGCTCCTGCTTCCTCCGGCGTCTTTTCTCCAAAACAGCGGCGGACAGCTCCTTGGCGCTGCCCTGTGGGGTGATCCCGCGCTCACTCATAAGGTTCTCATAACGGGGCCCCCGGCTTAGCACGTGCAGTCAGGTCAGGACCAGGGCCGGCGGGGTGCAGCGTTCCACCCCGAGATGACCTGGCCCCAGAGTGCGCCCAAAACAAGGATGAGGGGACCCTCTGAGAACCCCACCTTCCAGATGCCAGGCACAGACCACCTGCCAGGGTACTTCCCAAAAGGGGGCCACTAAGTCTACCCGATGACCCAGCAAGGGGCACACTGGCCTCCATCTGGTCAGACGGGGTGAGGGCAGGGGGCTGAGGCCCCGCCGCCACCAGATGGGGAGGTTCGGTTGGGACAAGGCAGTGCTGTCCGTGCAGACCCCGGCGCTACTGAGCCCCGCCCAGCAGACAAGAGCACTCTGGACCACCGCAGGAAGGCAGGGCCCTCGCGCCTGTCCCCCACGGCAGAGGCCTGGGGAGGTCCCCAGGGAAAGGAGGGGGAGGCGACCCCACTAAGCACTCGGCACTGAGGCTGGTTCACATCCCGGAGCGTCAGTCCCGTGGCAGTCCCCTAGGGCAGGTTGCCTCACCTCAGGCCCTGGCTTACCTCAGGGGCCGTCAGGACAATCAGAAGAACGAACGCCCAGGAAGTGCTGCTGAGAGAGGAGCCCAAGCCTCTCAAAGGCCGCAGCAGAGAAGAAGCAGCAGCTCAACATGGGGGCTGAGCCTGCACCGACCCCCCAGATGACGAGAAGAGCACCTGACCTCCCGCAGAACAGAGCTGCTGAGACCCTCCTGCCCAGGCCCACGATGGCCGGCAGAACAGGGAGCCAACCTCGGAGAGCACCGGGGTGTCTCCTccaggtggggtggggaaagCCCTGCAGCACCCAGAGAGCCTTGCCCGCCCCCATCCCACACCTACCTGGCCCCGTGCCTCCTGAATCTTCTCATGCAGGCGCTGCCGCAGAACATCCAAGGCAAATAAAGAGTCAGGCTCTGCGGCCAGGCCATCTGCAAAGGAGGATCAGAAATCCGAAAGGAGAGCCCCTCCCAACCTTcctgtgcccccctcccccacaaaagGGGCCGGATTCAAAGCCTGAGCCTCCGTGTGCACCCCACACCCCTACTCCCGCCCAGCGGCCACTGGTGGACCTGCAGGGCCTCTTCAAGCTGGATTGGCCTCCGGGGTAGGGCTTGCTTGTGTAGCGCGGGCCAAACCCATCTCTGGATTCTTCCAACTCCTGCGGCACCCACCCACACCCAGAGGCAGCTCCCAGGACATCACTTCAGAGACTTGAGAGCAGCGAAGCTCGGCATGCCGGGCCGCTGAGGATCTTAGAGGACACAGCCATGCCCCTCTCCGTCCCGGTTACTATACGACCTGGGGCTTCTGTGCCCTTCCTGAGCTGCCCATCCACCCAGAGACCCTGCGATCTGTCCTCTACAAAGCCTCACACCATCCCAGTGTACCTGATCTTGCTGTTATAACCAGAGAGGGCCACATGCACACCTATCCCAGATCCCAGATCCCTGCCTGCCCCCTCACCTGCCGGGGCCCTGGTGGAGCTGGcggctccctcctcctccttggcCGCCTCTGGCTTCCTGGCCTCAGACTTCTCCGCAGAGGCCTGGGCCTTGGGCTTTGCAGTCTTCTTCTCCCGCTCCCGGGATTTCTTCTGcgctttcttcctcttcttcctggggGGCGCAGCAGCTTCTGAGACTTGAGTTTTGCCAGCtgaaacaagaaacaagaaaggGCTGCCACTTCAATCCCCATGACCCAGTCAGTAGGTAAGAAGGTCCTGCAAAGGTTTTGATTCCAGAAGGATGCCAAAAGCCAGTTGAGACGGGAGTTGTGGGGACCCTCATCCACTGAGCTCAGAACCACACACCTCCTGGAAAGCAGACCGGTCACACTCATCAATCCCTGATGAGTGTAATATGCTGACCCACCGCAAACACCCACACGCTGACCCAGCGGTCTACTTGTATCCATCCTCAGGGACAATGAAGGCACGTCCCACAACAAACTATATAGCCCAGAATGGGGTAtatcattttgggcttcccaggtggcgctagtggtaaagaatccacttggcaaagagatgcgggttcaatccttgtgtcagcaaggtgccctg
This DNA window, taken from Bubalus kerabau isolate K-KA32 ecotype Philippines breed swamp buffalo chromosome 11, PCC_UOA_SB_1v2, whole genome shotgun sequence, encodes the following:
- the SURF6 gene encoding surfeit locus protein 6, which translates into the protein MTSLLAKDAYLQGLAKKICSQPSAEPQKRTSAGKTQVSEAAAPPRKKRKKAQKKSREREKKTAKPKAQASAEKSEARKPEAAKEEEGAASSTRAPADGLAAEPDSLFALDVLRQRLHEKIQEARGQGSAKELSAAVLEKRRRRKQERDRKKRKRRELRAKEKAAKALEGAEATEPDSQVPAEEAQARQGLLFNKVEVTEEEPASKAQRRKEKRQKLKGNLTPLTGRNYRQLLERLQARQVRLEELRDRDAGQAQELEAKMRWTNLLYKAEGVRIRDDERLLQEALKRKEKRRAQRQRAWEKRTAHVVGKMQQRQDRRRQNLRKKKAAKAERRLEKARKKGRILPQDLERAGLA